A window of Bacteroidales bacterium genomic DNA:
TGGTGCGCCACACATTACAAAAGACGGAGTGTCAGTAGCAAAAGAGGTTGAGTTAGAAGACAAATTCCAAAATATGGGAGCTCAACTTGTTCGTGAGGTAGCATCAAAAACAGGCGATGATGCAGGAGACGGAACAACAACAGCAACAGTACTTGCACAAGCAATCGTAAACGTAGGTTTAAAGAACGTTACAGCAGGAGCAAATCCAATGGATTTGAAACGCGGTATCGACAAAGCTGTTGCAAAAGTAGTTGAGAGCATCAAAGCACAAAGCCAAGAAGTAGGTGATGACTTCTCAAAAATTGAGTCAGTAGCACGTATTTCTGCTAACAACGACGAAGAGATTGGTAAACTTATAGCAGAGGCTATGAAGAAAGTAAAAAAAGAGGGAGTAATCACAGTAGAGGAGGCAAAAGGAACAGATACAACAGTAGAGGTTGTAGAGGGAATGCAATTCGATCGTGGATACATCTCACCTTACTTCATTACCAATACAGAGAGTATGGAGTGCGAAATGGAGCGTCCATTCATCTTGATATTTGACAAAAAAATATCATCATTAAAAGATATGTTGCCAATCCTTGAGGCAACAGCACAATCAGGACGTCCACTATTAATTATTGCAGAGGATGTAGATAGCGAGGCGCTTGCAACACTTGTAGTAAACCGTCTTCGTGGCTCATTGAAAATATGTGCAGTAAAAGCACCCGGATTTGGTGACCGCCGCAAAGAGATGTTAGAAGATATTGCAATCCTAACAGGCGGAATTGTAATATCAGAAGAGAAAGGCTTGCAATTAGAGAAAGCAACAATCGATATGCTTGGAACAGCCGAAAAGATAACCGTAAACAAAGACAACACAACAATAGTAAACGGCTCAGGCAACAAAGATGCAATAGCAGCACGCGTAGCACAAATAAAAGCACAAATCGAGAAAACAACATCAGATTACGATCGTGAAAAACTTCAAGAGCGTCTTGCAAAACTTGCAGGAGGAGTAGCAGTACTTTACATAGGAGCACCCTCTGAAATAGAGATGAAAGAGAAGAAAGACCGCGTTGACGATGCACTATGCTCAACACGTGCAGCAATTGCCGAGGGTATAGTTCCCGGAGGAGGAGTAGCATATATCCGTGCAATAGCATCAATCGATAACTTAAAAGGCGACAACGATGATGAGCAAACAGGTATCGATATTGTAAAACGTGCAATAGAAGAGCCACTACGTCAAATTGTAGCAAATGCAGGACTTGAAGGAGCCGTAATAGTACAAAACGTAAAAGACGGAAAAGATGATTACGGCTACAATGCACGTACAAACACATACGAGAACTTCTTTGCAGCAGGAGTAATTGATCCAGCAAAAGTATCACGCGTAGCATTAGAGAACGCAGCTTCAATAGCAGGAATGTTCTTAACAACAGAGTGTGTAATAGCAGAGAAGAAAGAAGAGAACCCTGCACCTATGGGAGCCCCAATGGGTGGAATGGGAGGTATGGGTGGAATGATGTAATATTCTCCAATAACTCAATATAGCAAAAACGATGTGCCGAATGACACATCGTTTTTTTGTTATATTAGTCAAATAAAACCAATTGCTCTAATTGAGGCACTTGCTTTCTAATTAAATCATAGTAACCATAGTCATCTTAGTAACCATAGTCATCTTAGCTGACAACTATAAAACTACCTTTTGAGATTTATTCTCGGTAACAATAATATAAGCACCTTTAGGTAATGTAATTTGAGCAGAGCCGTTAACATAAGTATCTTTAAGAACTTGTCCTGCAAGGTTAATAACTTGCAACTTGCCATAGTAATTGCAAATATCAATACCATTACCTGCAATAACCTTTATCTCTGTTGCAGAAATATTGCTATCCTCTATACCTGTAAAATCGCTCTCAATAAAATTGGTAAAGTCACTCCACTCAAACTCATAATCCTCTCTTGTCCCTTTTGGAATATATACAGGAATTGTTTTATCTACATTGTTAAATGTGTTAGAGTATATAAAAGGAGGATATTCTGCTAAAGAATAGATAGAACTTAAACTTCTACAATTGTAAAAAGCCTCTTCCCCAATATCTTCAACTCCACTACCAATGGTAACCGAAGTTAGCCTTGAACACCTACTGAAAGCATGATTTCCAATAGAAGTAACGCTATTAGGGATGGTTACAGATGTTAATTTGCAACCCAAGAAAGCATAATCTCCAATAGAAGTAACGCTATTAGGGATGGTAACCGAAGTTAGCCCTAAACACCTGTTGAAAGTATAATCACCAATAGAAGTAACGCTATTAGGGATGGTAACCGAAGTTAGCCCTAAACACCTGTTGAAAGTATAATCACCAATAGAAGTAACGCTATTAGGTATGGTAATTGAAGTTAGCCCTAAACAACTGTTGAAAGTATAATCACCAATAGAAGTAACGCTATTAGGTATGGTAATTGAAGTTAGCCTTGAACAACTACTGAAAGCATAATCTCCAATAAAAGTAACGCTATTAGGTATGGTAATTGAAGTTAGCCCTGAACAACCCTCGAAAGCCGAATTTCCAATAAAAGTAACGCTATTAGGGATGGTTACAGATGTTAATTCGCAACCCAAGAAAGCATTATCTCCAATAGAAGTAACACCCTCTTCTATTTCAACTGATTTTATGTCGTTTTTATATGAATCCCATGGACTACTTTTCATCTCTCCCGTACCTGTAATTCTCAAAAGCCAGGTTTCAGTGTCAAGGCTCCAATTTACGTTATCACCGCATGTGCCACTATAAGTTTCGGCATTCGTTGTTGTAGCAAATATTACCAATATTGCTACAAATAGTGTTTTAAGGTAATTTAGTTTCATAAAAATAAAAATTTAGTTATACATAAAGTTAATTTAACAGCATTAAACCTCACGCATAACTAAACAAAGAAAGCGTGGGTTGGCTATCACGCTCTAAAGGTACTACCACATACCCGCATACAAGATAAGCACAACCCACGCAAGGCGTAGGCGTTAAGTGCCTATTGTCTTTGTATGCTTTCTAAAAGGTGGTAGTTTTTTAGAGCAAATGACAATAGCAAAACGCTATAAATATATCAATGTCATGAAGATCTACTTCATCACTGCAAAATTATTAATATGTTTTGGATATTCAAAATCATTGTTAATTTAATTAAACAAAAAAATATTTATATAGAAAGTTTTTTGTTGTTGGTTATCAGCTATTAGTATTATTAGCCCAATAGAAGCAACGGAGTTACACACTTAAAGAGCAACTCCGTTTAAACTAACAACTAAGGTGCGTGGGTAGCACCGTACAACCAAAAACTAACAACTGCGGAGAGAGCATT
This region includes:
- the groL gene encoding chaperonin GroEL (60 kDa chaperone family; promotes refolding of misfolded polypeptides especially under stressful conditions; forms two stacked rings of heptamers to form a barrel-shaped 14mer; ends can be capped by GroES; misfolded proteins enter the barrel where they are refolded when GroES binds) is translated as MAKDIKFNIDAREELKKGVDALADAVKVTLGPKGRNVIIEKKFGAPHITKDGVSVAKEVELEDKFQNMGAQLVREVASKTGDDAGDGTTTATVLAQAIVNVGLKNVTAGANPMDLKRGIDKAVAKVVESIKAQSQEVGDDFSKIESVARISANNDEEIGKLIAEAMKKVKKEGVITVEEAKGTDTTVEVVEGMQFDRGYISPYFITNTESMECEMERPFILIFDKKISSLKDMLPILEATAQSGRPLLIIAEDVDSEALATLVVNRLRGSLKICAVKAPGFGDRRKEMLEDIAILTGGIVISEEKGLQLEKATIDMLGTAEKITVNKDNTTIVNGSGNKDAIAARVAQIKAQIEKTTSDYDREKLQERLAKLAGGVAVLYIGAPSEIEMKEKKDRVDDALCSTRAAIAEGIVPGGGVAYIRAIASIDNLKGDNDDEQTGIDIVKRAIEEPLRQIVANAGLEGAVIVQNVKDGKDDYGYNARTNTYENFFAAGVIDPAKVSRVALENAASIAGMFLTTECVIAEKKEENPAPMGAPMGGMGGMGGMM
- a CDS encoding leucine-rich repeat protein, whose translation is MKLNYLKTLFVAILVIFATTTNAETYSGTCGDNVNWSLDTETWLLRITGTGEMKSSPWDSYKNDIKSVEIEEGVTSIGDNAFLGCELTSVTIPNSVTFIGNSAFEGCSGLTSITIPNSVTFIGDYAFSSCSRLTSITIPNSVTSIGDYTFNSCLGLTSITIPNSVTSIGDYTFNRCLGLTSVTIPNSVTSIGDYTFNRCLGLTSVTIPNSVTSIGDYAFLGCKLTSVTIPNSVTSIGNHAFSRCSRLTSVTIGSGVEDIGEEAFYNCRSLSSIYSLAEYPPFIYSNTFNNVDKTIPVYIPKGTREDYEFEWSDFTNFIESDFTGIEDSNISATEIKVIAGNGIDICNYYGKLQVINLAGQVLKDTYVNGSAQITLPKGAYIIVTENKSQKVVL